The following are from one region of the Juglans regia cultivar Chandler chromosome 10, Walnut 2.0, whole genome shotgun sequence genome:
- the LOC108979749 gene encoding uncharacterized protein LOC108979749 isoform X2 — protein sequence MDTKDDNEVQEEMSVSPILVLQHISEEAFRVAGEALHNVYSGNSNFPRPGLRQGHRRTQSEVVTTAHRRNNSFQRLKSQMQKAWKWSSNYREEDYKRSFNPEVLANQKRQWYQLHTKSPEHIKYKKPTSLFEHFIIAGLHPDANLEVVEDAFVKNKKWESEMANSELLDFKMLHPRASSVPMLEPQVLFKYPPGRRLAMRLKDLADFCFPGGVKARLIERSPSLSELNELVYGQEHLNRDDLAFVFSLKVANNATLYGVCLHVPEIVQRPPGILGISSSPSHPSGGCRRFLVSAPRCYCVLTRVPFFELHFEMLNSIIAQERLNRITKFVSELTLSDYVPSVTKLHDQTNGNVDSTERESFNDWMASAIPVDSELVLTAAAAGIMPDDEIPPSPLRMWEPQSPESVTISEASDSSLVREIDKDGSKNSRHSDECAFEASETQSEPLEKMCGCYENGQASPEVGTSFSSRNPALERLGSSESLFSPVRSIASEDNDDETFANGVKDFGDDLMMEWAKVNAKLAAAEEALALSIWTTATVCQVLSLESVLTLVAGVLLEKQVVVVCPNLGVLSAIVLSFIPMIRPFQWQSLLLPVLPGRMLDFLDAPVPYIVGVQRIHTDLKMKTSNLVHVNVLKDQVKMCYLPTLPRHKELVSELGPIHARLSHESSTAKRHPVYRCNEVQAEAAAEFLNVMRRYLESLCSDLRSYTITSVESNNDRVSLLLKDSFIDSFPGRDKPFIKLFVDTQLFTVLSDSHLSRFENGYT from the exons ATGGATACAAAGGACGATAATGAAGTGCAAGAAGAGATGTCTGTTTCGCCGATCTTGGTATTGCAGCATATATCCGAGGAGGCATTTAGAGTGGCCGGTGAAGCATTACATAATGTGTACTCGGGTAATTCGAACTTCCCAAGACCTGGGCTGAGGCAGGGACACCGACGCACTCAAAGTGAAGTTGTGACTACAGCTCACAGACGTAATAATAGCTTTCAGAGATTGAAGAGTCAGATGCAGAAGGCTTGGAAGTGGAGTAGCAATTATCGTGAAGAAGATTACAAGCGGAGTTTCAATCCTGAGGTCTTGGCAAACCAAAAACGCCAGTGGTATCAGCTTCACACAAAATCTCCG gaacatataaaatataaaaagcctACTTCACTTTTTGAACACTTTATTATTGCGGGGCTTCATCCAGATGCTAATCTTGAGGTTGTGGAGGATGCAtttgttaaaaataagaaatgggAGTCAGAAATGGCAAACTCtgaattattagattttaaaatgcTGCATCCTCGGGCGTCCTCAGTTCCAATGCTGGAACCTCAG GTACTTTTTAAGTATCCTCCCGGAAGAAGGTTAGCAATGCGTCTGAAAGATCTAGCTGACTTCTGTTTTCCTGGTGGGGTTAAG GCACGTTTGATAGAGAGGAGTCCATCGCTAAGTGAGCTAAATGAACTTGTTTATGGACAG GAGCATTTAAACAGAGATGATTTAGCGTTTGTTTTTTCACTTAAG GTGGCAAACAATGCAACACTTTATGGCGTTTGTTTACACGTTCCTGAAATTGTTCAGAGGCCACCTGGTATCTTAGGCATCTCATCATCTCCTTCTCATCCATCTGGAGGATGCAGGCGTTTTTTGGTTTCTGCTCCTCGCTGCTATTGTGTGCTTACGAGAGTTCCGTTCTTTGAGTTACACTTTGAGATGTTGAACAG TATCATTGCACAGGAGCGTCTGAATCGAATAACGAAGTTTGTTAGTGAACTGACTCTCAGTGATTATGTTCCTTCGGTAACAAAATTACATGATCAAACAAATGGGAATGTTGATTCCACTGAAAGGGAGTCCTTTAACGATTGGATGGCTTCTGCCATACCTGTTGATAGTGAGCTGGTCCTAACTGCAGCTGCTGCAGGAATTATGCCCGATGATGAGATCCCACCTTCTCCATTGAGGATGTGGGAACCTCAGTCCCCTGAAAGTGTTACCATCAGTGAGGCGTCAGATTCTAGCCTAGTTAGGGAAATAGACAAAGATGGTAGTAAGAATTCACGGCATTCTGATGAGTGTGCTTTTGAGGCCTCAGAAACTCAATCAGAACCTTTGGAAAAAATGTGTGGATGCTATGAAAATGGTCAAGCTTCTCCAGAGGTAGGGACATCATTCTCCTCTAGGAATCCCGCACTGGAGCGTCTTGGGAGTTCTGAATCCTTATTCAG TCCAGTTAGAAGCATTGCATCAgaggataatgatgatgaaactTTTGCAAATGGGGTTAAGGATTTTGGGGATGACTTAATGATGGAATGGGCTAAG GTCAATGCAAAGTTGGCGGCTGCTGAGGAAGCACTTGCTCTATCTATATGGACAACTGCAACTGTTTGTCAAGTGCTCTCCCTTGAAAGT GTTTTGACATTGGTTGCAGGAGTATTATTGGAAAAACAAGTGGTTGTAGTGTGCCCAAATCTG GGTGTTCTATCAGCTATAGTGTTGTCTTTTATTCCCATGATCCGTCCATTTCAGTGGCAGAGTTTATTGCTTCCT GTTCTCCCAGGCAGGATGCTTGATTTTCTTGATGCTCCAGTTCCTTATATT GTTGGTGTACAACGTATAcacactgatttgaagatgaaaacatCAAATCTTGTTCATGTTAATGTTCTCAAGGACCAG GTGAAAATGTGTTATTTGCCAACACTTCCCCGGCATAAAGAGCTTGTTTCTGAACTGGGGCCAATCCATGCTAGACTGTCACATGAAAGTTCAACTGCTAAGAGGCATCCCGTTTATAGGTGCAATGAAGTGCAG GCTGAAGCTGCAGCTGAGTTTTTGAATGTCATGAGGCGCTACTTGGAGTCACTTTGTTCAGATCTGAGGTCTTATACAATAACTAGTGTAGAGTCAAACAATGACAGG GTATCTTTACTTCTTAAAGATAGCTTTATTGATTCCTTTCCTGGTAGGGACAAACCATTTATCAAG CTATTTGTAGATACACAACTGTTCACAGTTCTATCAGACTCTCATTTGTCCAGATTTGAGAATGGGTACACTTAA
- the LOC108979749 gene encoding uncharacterized protein LOC108979749 isoform X1, producing the protein MDTKDDNEVQEEMSVSPILVLQHISEEAFRVAGEALHNVYSGNSNFPRPGLRQGHRRTQSEVVTTAHRRNNSFQRLKSQMQKAWKWSSNYREEDYKRSFNPEVLANQKRQWYQLHTKSPEHIKYKKPTSLFEHFIIAGLHPDANLEVVEDAFVKNKKWESEMANSELLDFKMLHPRASSVPMLEPQVLFKYPPGRRLAMRLKDLADFCFPGGVKARLIERSPSLSELNELVYGQEHLNRDDLAFVFSLKVANNATLYGVCLHVPEIVQRPPGILGISSSPSHPSGGCRRFLVSAPRCYCVLTRVPFFELHFEMLNSIIAQERLNRITKFVSELTLSDYVPSVTKLHDQTNGNVDSTERESFNDWMASAIPVDSELVLTAAAAGIMPDDEIPPSPLRMWEPQSPESVTISEASDSSLVREIDKDGSKNSRHSDECAFEASETQSEPLEKMCGCYENGQASPEVGTSFSSRNPALERLGSSESLFSPVRSIASEDNDDETFANGVKDFGDDLMMEWAKENKNDLLQIVCGYHSLPLPAQGSELVFQPLEHLQAIEYRRPPISTFGLHENNLVSLEAAEVNAKLAAAEEALALSIWTTATVCQVLSLESVLTLVAGVLLEKQVVVVCPNLGVLSAIVLSFIPMIRPFQWQSLLLPVLPGRMLDFLDAPVPYIVGVQRIHTDLKMKTSNLVHVNVLKDQVKMCYLPTLPRHKELVSELGPIHARLSHESSTAKRHPVYRCNEVQAEAAAEFLNVMRRYLESLCSDLRSYTITSVESNNDRVSLLLKDSFIDSFPGRDKPFIKLFVDTQLFTVLSDSHLSRFENGYT; encoded by the exons ATGGATACAAAGGACGATAATGAAGTGCAAGAAGAGATGTCTGTTTCGCCGATCTTGGTATTGCAGCATATATCCGAGGAGGCATTTAGAGTGGCCGGTGAAGCATTACATAATGTGTACTCGGGTAATTCGAACTTCCCAAGACCTGGGCTGAGGCAGGGACACCGACGCACTCAAAGTGAAGTTGTGACTACAGCTCACAGACGTAATAATAGCTTTCAGAGATTGAAGAGTCAGATGCAGAAGGCTTGGAAGTGGAGTAGCAATTATCGTGAAGAAGATTACAAGCGGAGTTTCAATCCTGAGGTCTTGGCAAACCAAAAACGCCAGTGGTATCAGCTTCACACAAAATCTCCG gaacatataaaatataaaaagcctACTTCACTTTTTGAACACTTTATTATTGCGGGGCTTCATCCAGATGCTAATCTTGAGGTTGTGGAGGATGCAtttgttaaaaataagaaatgggAGTCAGAAATGGCAAACTCtgaattattagattttaaaatgcTGCATCCTCGGGCGTCCTCAGTTCCAATGCTGGAACCTCAG GTACTTTTTAAGTATCCTCCCGGAAGAAGGTTAGCAATGCGTCTGAAAGATCTAGCTGACTTCTGTTTTCCTGGTGGGGTTAAG GCACGTTTGATAGAGAGGAGTCCATCGCTAAGTGAGCTAAATGAACTTGTTTATGGACAG GAGCATTTAAACAGAGATGATTTAGCGTTTGTTTTTTCACTTAAG GTGGCAAACAATGCAACACTTTATGGCGTTTGTTTACACGTTCCTGAAATTGTTCAGAGGCCACCTGGTATCTTAGGCATCTCATCATCTCCTTCTCATCCATCTGGAGGATGCAGGCGTTTTTTGGTTTCTGCTCCTCGCTGCTATTGTGTGCTTACGAGAGTTCCGTTCTTTGAGTTACACTTTGAGATGTTGAACAG TATCATTGCACAGGAGCGTCTGAATCGAATAACGAAGTTTGTTAGTGAACTGACTCTCAGTGATTATGTTCCTTCGGTAACAAAATTACATGATCAAACAAATGGGAATGTTGATTCCACTGAAAGGGAGTCCTTTAACGATTGGATGGCTTCTGCCATACCTGTTGATAGTGAGCTGGTCCTAACTGCAGCTGCTGCAGGAATTATGCCCGATGATGAGATCCCACCTTCTCCATTGAGGATGTGGGAACCTCAGTCCCCTGAAAGTGTTACCATCAGTGAGGCGTCAGATTCTAGCCTAGTTAGGGAAATAGACAAAGATGGTAGTAAGAATTCACGGCATTCTGATGAGTGTGCTTTTGAGGCCTCAGAAACTCAATCAGAACCTTTGGAAAAAATGTGTGGATGCTATGAAAATGGTCAAGCTTCTCCAGAGGTAGGGACATCATTCTCCTCTAGGAATCCCGCACTGGAGCGTCTTGGGAGTTCTGAATCCTTATTCAG TCCAGTTAGAAGCATTGCATCAgaggataatgatgatgaaactTTTGCAAATGGGGTTAAGGATTTTGGGGATGACTTAATGATGGAATGGGCTAAG GAGAATAAAAACGATTTGCTACAAATAGTTTGTGGATATCATTCTCTGCCTCTTCCTGCACAAGGAAGTGAATTAGTTTTTCAGCCTCTTGAGCATTTACAGGCTATTGAGTATAGGCGACCTCCAATTTCTACCTTTGGCTTACACGAAAATAATTTAGTTTCACTTGAAGCTGCTGAG GTCAATGCAAAGTTGGCGGCTGCTGAGGAAGCACTTGCTCTATCTATATGGACAACTGCAACTGTTTGTCAAGTGCTCTCCCTTGAAAGT GTTTTGACATTGGTTGCAGGAGTATTATTGGAAAAACAAGTGGTTGTAGTGTGCCCAAATCTG GGTGTTCTATCAGCTATAGTGTTGTCTTTTATTCCCATGATCCGTCCATTTCAGTGGCAGAGTTTATTGCTTCCT GTTCTCCCAGGCAGGATGCTTGATTTTCTTGATGCTCCAGTTCCTTATATT GTTGGTGTACAACGTATAcacactgatttgaagatgaaaacatCAAATCTTGTTCATGTTAATGTTCTCAAGGACCAG GTGAAAATGTGTTATTTGCCAACACTTCCCCGGCATAAAGAGCTTGTTTCTGAACTGGGGCCAATCCATGCTAGACTGTCACATGAAAGTTCAACTGCTAAGAGGCATCCCGTTTATAGGTGCAATGAAGTGCAG GCTGAAGCTGCAGCTGAGTTTTTGAATGTCATGAGGCGCTACTTGGAGTCACTTTGTTCAGATCTGAGGTCTTATACAATAACTAGTGTAGAGTCAAACAATGACAGG GTATCTTTACTTCTTAAAGATAGCTTTATTGATTCCTTTCCTGGTAGGGACAAACCATTTATCAAG CTATTTGTAGATACACAACTGTTCACAGTTCTATCAGACTCTCATTTGTCCAGATTTGAGAATGGGTACACTTAA